GTGCGAATTGGCGCTACATTCGCTGCTCGGAGTGTGGCCAAGGAGGGCATCCGGCTTCTCACTGCCCTGACCTGTGGAGACGATATCATGATACGGTAATAATTGCCAACGCATGTTGAAGTCCTGGGTTTACCCTGTTGAATCCctggaaaatattattaaaaaccataATATCGCGCATTATGCCCGGAGCGGACAACAAGTCGGGCaaaaactttaacaaaatcggtccagccgtttaggAGCTTTTTAAGGATtagtacactcttttcttgaaggaccctaagttgaatctGTATACTTCAGTCACTGATTCAGTTTAGTGTAGTGCGCAGcaaaaattgaagaaaaacacataataatattaatgtaatacttttttttatcaaaacatgGATTTTACAACAATATCAAAAAATCGCCAAACTGTATAACAGTTTGTTGGCGATAATACTGTTTACTGGTACTTCTACTATTATAAAGGTGACAATGAAAGTATATCTAGCCAATtgtatcaggtgagcctcctgcccgtttgccccctgttctataaaaaaaaaatagatcacagatatataatactttcGTGAAGTGACATTATCTGTGACATGTGACATTTTCACGCGAAGTCGTGGTTTCTATGTGttaaactaaagaaatggCAGCTGTTTTAATATCTAcccacatatataaatattatttttagtagaaCAATTCAACGTATATTCGTTTACAAATTTTACTGAAGTGAATCTAGTAATACTTGTGTAATACCAATTGGTATATAATTCTATTCGaacttacttatttttaactgaTAACTGATCTGATTTTAATTCTTCTTTCAGACCGAATTGTCTATAGCGCTTGAAGAGAACCACCAAACAAAGAAACATTACCAACACTACTGCAGCGGCTGTACCCGACGTGGTCATCTTGTCCACAGCTGCCGTCTTAGCCATTTCTTCTCTGGCCTTCCAATTAACGCTCCTTACGTCTTCTCGTACAGGCctctttttacttttaacgaaaACTCGGACCTTAATGTGAGAGGTACTCAAGACATCACCGTCGACTCCAACATCCACAAAATAAACAGCAAGAAACGCCAATCCAAATCTCCAGTGCTTCACGACACTCACCAACCAAAGAGGAGAAGCTTTTGCTCCGAGTCTGATGGAAAATCGCCCAATAGCTCATTCAAGACGAATAAAACTCAAGTCGTGGCTGTCTGTAACACATCAAATAAAACACCAGAAAATCCGATTGAAACCGGTAAAACCAAATCTTCGAATCTTGACGAACAAGGTCACATGATACAAGACAACGAAGTTTCTGACACGAGTGAAGTTATAACATTGGCgcgaatttatttaactaatgaacTCAGAGACGCCCTTATCACAGATGAGGGTAAAGCGTGGTTGGATAACGCTCAAGAAAAGAATCATATCAGTCTCGACTGCAGCAACGCTgatgttccatttttaaatatcaaaggCACTATTGGCAATCAAGAGGCGTTCCAAACGGAACTTCGCGAATGGACCAAATCCAAACAATTGAATGACTGCACTATCGACATTGAGAACACCTCGCCTAATTCATCTCAATCGAGCGATATTCCCAAGAACAAGAACGCCTTGTTGCGAAAATTGAAGAGCTCCCTCAACTCTTTGAAAAAGTTCTTGGGTGAACCGACTTTGCTATACAAAGAGTTGACGTATCATCAAAACCGGCGCGGCCATCTTTTAAAGGAAAAAGTGGTGAGCAGTGCCGCGTTGGGTAATAACAGAGATAACATTAGGGGGATGATGAAGAAGCTTAACATGGTTTTACTTGGACAAGCCGGGCTCGCCGGTGGTCTGCATCATTTGCATCAACTGAATATGCTCcaagaaaaaataactaatctGAGACAACAAACCGTTTCCCAATCGCTGCGGGACGAAATTGGAAAGCATTTCCATTGTATTTTCTCCGCCTTCCCCCGCGACGATTATGCAGAACTCGTTCAAAagtataatcaaatcaaaaacgGTCCTTCCGTTTacaagaagaaaaataataatgtgacgTTCCCCGTTCGTCCCAAACAGTTTGCGGTTTCGCCTTCTGTGAGCActatacaaaaaaagaaaatgtctaaCACAGATGTCCCGGCGACACAGCAAAAACAAGCAGTGACGAATGTCTCTAACAAACTAATGTTCTGCCTAAACAGggtaaaacattttcaagCACTCGACTCGAAGTCCCTGAAGGCCCGCCACCAACTCGACCGAAAACTTCGTGTTGGTATTGCGAAATTGGGCAGGCTCAATCGCATGTCtgggaaaattaaaaagaagatGAAGAAGATACAAGAAGAGGCGCAATCCTTCTTGTCTACGATTTaagatttaacatatataCGACAGATGCGCGAAGTGCGCTTATTGTTGATAAGTGACTATATTTAACCCATTAAAGTGATGGGCTTATTTATGAGTGTCACTTATCTGGTTGGTGTTATTGCACCACATTGTGCAGTGAATATACtgcataaaataaacttagtgTAAAGCATAAGCatgcctttttatttcttccCATAATTCTTTAACAGGGTCTTTTTgataagtttttaatgaattttatacttcctaaaatacaattagagcagtgttgccctagtggcttcagcgacatacctgaggtcgtaggttcgatccccggccgtgcagcaatggactttctttttatgtgcgcatttaacatttgcgcATCAACATGCCTTGACCcaaaaaaaagtcgacgacgtgtgtcaggcactggaggctgatcacctacttaccaattagatttaaatgatcatgaatccGATTCAAacatctgaggccaagacctaaagatgttgtagcgccactgatttctAGACATTTTATACGTAACCTACGATCACCCGTAATgagtaaaaactatttatttgattaataaatatttgggcATATTTCTCCGTCGGTGTTAAGGATTTTTTTAGTTGGGAATTGATAACAAGACCCGTCATGTCTAATgctataaaagtttaattataaaaatatagacaagtCCTTGTTGTTTCTATGAcatcatcagtattttctttctGTCAGTTAACAATTGATACGGTCAAGAGTACACTTGACAGTCAAGtgtcaaacataaaataactgtTTCGTGTTTGTAAATCGAATAAGAAGTGATTCTCCAATCTTGaatcagtgtatttgtttttctcatttattatttaattattagtgttatttgattataacttaattttttaaaattgactgTCATGATGAAAACCTACATAAGCCATGTTGTGGATTTAGtagtattattatgttttgtgcAATTTGCAACTTCTCGCCGTGTAAGTATCATAGATCAGTTTTCggcttaatattatttcggtaaacatttgacatatttatttatattaattttagtatccAGAAGAGGGGTATTTCTCAGGAAATTACTTTGATAATCAACAATATGCCAAAATAAATGCTGGTCTTGGAAAGTTAGAGCACTGTAAGTAAATAGTTTAGTTATACTacaacattataaattaaagcaattcTGGAtggattttttctttttattctatataatgtATCTTAGTCTCTTTAAATTCAGTGGTTGaatgttacaattattacaGTGCCAAAGTTGGTGAATGATTGGCCAGATCCTGCTGTGGAAATGGGCCAAGTATCAGGAGTATCCATAGATAATGCTGGCCGGGTATTTATATTCCATAGAGCAAAAAATGTCTGGGATAGTCGCACATTCTCTGATCGAAATGTTTATCAATCTATAGGTGAACCACCAATACCACACCCAACTATTTTAGTTTTCAATGAGACCGGGGACCTTGTTGATATGTGGGGTGAAAACCTGTAAGTAAAATTGCTGTATATTTAAGCTATACCATGGTCTAAGTTCTCTTtagttatatgtaaatatatcactatatagtataatcagtatacattttatagtttaaataatgacTTCATCAAGTtatgctttaaaatatatatttaaagcattAATTTGATAGTGATAATTGTCTGCACAGTAATTCCCCCTAGGGAAAAAACAAGACTGGATATGAGTCATTGCTTATTATTACCACATTTGTGCTAACCATTAAAATGTACATGTATATCAAGGTAGATTTGTGGTTCATAATCTTAGGTGTACttaataaagtatgtatattatgacTATATGCAAAATTAAAGggatattgtttaaaatttaatagtacAATAATTCCTTAAATAGATGAAGCTTTAAAGGGTGTAAATTTACACTCTGCCCACCAACCCTGCTGAAATTCTATTTACATCTGaattctacaaaaataatctttttgcAGTTTTTACATACCCCATGGTATAACAGTGGATGCAGCAGGGAATGTATGGGTGACTGATGTGGCTCTTCaccaagtttttaaatttacaccaGATCAGAGAGAGAAACCTGTTATTACACTTGGAGAAAAGTATGCACTAAACAATATgagtttcatattatttactattaaccAAGAACCAATCTTTAACTACTGCTACAACCCTTAATGTGAATATAATGAACTGAATTTGTTTTCCCCAAAATCAACCAAATTTCTTTGACAGATTTGTGCCAGGCAGTGATGATAAACATTTCTGTAAGCCAAGTGCTGTTGCTGTTCATTCTTCTGGGGACTTCTTTGTATCAGACGGATATTGCAACACAAGAATCATTAAGTATGCTGCAGATGGGACAAAGATATTACAGTGGGGACGTGGTAAGTAGCATGTTTGAAGTcctttatttttacactttgcTGTCTTACTTATCAAACCAATGTAGTTAAGACTTAACTGTAGGCTATCTGTACTGTTTGTTATCTATTAAAACATGAAGGTTGTAAATAGAGTAATGACAGATTATATAaagttcataaataaaacttacttgACAACAGGTTAacagattattataataaatttaaatgatttat
This sequence is a window from Pieris rapae chromosome 20, ilPieRapa1.1, whole genome shotgun sequence. Protein-coding genes within it:
- the LOC111001871 gene encoding peptidyl-alpha-hydroxyglycine alpha-amidating lyase 1 isoform X1 — translated: MMKTYISHVVDLVVLLCFVQFATSRRYPEEGYFSGNYFDNQQYAKINAGLGKLEHLPKLVNDWPDPAVEMGQVSGVSIDNAGRVFIFHRAKNVWDSRTFSDRNVYQSIGEPPIPHPTILVFNETGDLVDMWGENLFYIPHGITVDAAGNVWVTDVALHQVFKFTPDQREKPVITLGEKFVPGSDDKHFCKPSAVAVHSSGDFFVSDGYCNTRIIKYAADGTKILQWGRESGQTPFTFYIPHALTIAEDQNAVCTADRERGRVACFRADNGTYIHSYSHWLIGPRIFSVAYSPIQGGRLYLVNGPSRGIPVRGYVIEYTSGRLIQTFAPGSAFHNPHDIAVTPDGSTVYVVELNPYKAYKFVDDGLKANLQVEVKPNGTLHTKPTATIEASGVALAGEGVLEGWGGAMGGALGAAGAALVALAALALLNARNRGKRDPLLCTPHDDMP
- the LOC111001871 gene encoding peptidyl-alpha-hydroxyglycine alpha-amidating lyase 1 isoform X3, with amino-acid sequence MMKTYISHVVDLVVLLCFVQFATSRRYPEEGYFSGNYFDNQQYAKINAGLGKLEHLPKLVNDWPDPAVEMGQVSGVSIDNAGRVFIFHRAKNVWDSRTFSDRNVYQSIGEPPIPHPTILVFNETGDLVDMWGENLFYIPHGITVDAAGNVWVTDVALHQVFKFTPDQREKPVITLGEKFVPGSDDKHFCKPSAVAVHSSGDFFVSDGYCNTRIIKYAADGTKILQWGRESGQTPFTFYIPHALTIAEDQNAVCTADRERGRVACFRADNGTYIHSYSHWLIGPRIFSVAYSPIQGGRLYLVNGPSRGIPVRGYVIEYTSGRLIQTFAPGSAFHNPHDIAVTPDGSTVYVVELNPYKAYKFVDDGLKANLQVEVKPNGTLHTKPTATIGK
- the LOC111001871 gene encoding peptidyl-alpha-hydroxyglycine alpha-amidating lyase 1 isoform X2; amino-acid sequence: MMKTYISHVVDLVVLLCFVQFATSRRYPEEGYFSGNYFDNQQYAKINAGLGKLEHLPKLVNDWPDPAVEMGQVSGVSIDNAGRVFIFHRAKNVWDSRTFSDRNVYQSIGEPPIPHPTILVFNETGDLVDMWGENLFYIPHGITVDAAGNVWVTDVALHQVFKFTPDQREKPVITLGEKFVPGSDDKHFCKPSAVAVHSSGDFFVSDGYCNTRIIKYAADGTKILQWGRESGQTPFTFYIPHALTIAEDQNAVCTADRERGRVACFRADNGTYIHSYSHWLIGPRIFSVAYSPIQGGRLYLVNGPSRGIPVRGYVIEYTSGRLIQTFAPGSAFHNPHDIAVTPDGSTVYVVELNPYKAYKFVDDGLKANLQVEVKPNGTLHTKPTATIEKWFRNYLSFK